The following proteins are encoded in a genomic region of Leifsonia psychrotolerans:
- the rplO gene encoding 50S ribosomal protein L15: MADEKEAVAKTATKPAAEKKAPAAKKAPAAKAAAAPKKAAVAEAPEKREHVLKVHHLRPAPGSKKPKQRVGRGEGSKGKTAGRGTKGTKARYTVRIGFEGGQMPLHMRTPKLRGFKNPFRVEYQVVNLEKLAELYPKGGDVTVADLVAKGAVRNNEKVKVLGNGDIAVKLNVAVDKVSGSAEQKIVAAGGSVK; encoded by the coding sequence ATGGCTGACGAGAAGGAAGCCGTCGCGAAGACGGCAACCAAGCCCGCCGCAGAGAAGAAGGCTCCGGCCGCCAAGAAGGCTCCGGCTGCCAAGGCTGCCGCTGCCCCGAAGAAGGCTGCTGTCGCCGAGGCTCCCGAGAAGCGCGAGCACGTGCTGAAGGTGCACCACCTTCGCCCCGCTCCCGGTTCGAAGAAGCCGAAGCAGCGCGTTGGCCGTGGTGAAGGATCCAAGGGTAAAACCGCGGGTCGTGGCACCAAGGGCACCAAGGCCCGCTACACCGTTCGTATCGGCTTCGAGGGTGGGCAGATGCCGCTGCACATGCGCACCCCGAAGCTGCGCGGGTTCAAGAACCCGTTCCGCGTTGAGTACCAGGTTGTCAACCTGGAGAAGCTCGCCGAGCTCTACCCGAAGGGTGGCGACGTGACCGTTGCCGACCTGGTGGCAAAGGGTGCCGTTCGTAACAACGAAAAGGTCAAGGTTCTCGGCAACGGGGACATTGCGGTTAAGCTGAACGTTGCAGTCGACAAGGTCTCCGGCTCAGCAGAGCAGAAGATCGTCGCCGCAGGTGGCTCAGTCAAGTAA
- the secY gene encoding preprotein translocase subunit SecY yields MFSAIARIFRTPDLRRKIGFSLGIVALFRLGSFIPAPFVDFGNVQKCLAANQGTSGLYELVNLFSGGALLQLSVFALGIMPYITASIIVQLLRVVIPHFDTLYKEGASGQSTLTQYTRYLTIALGILQSTTLITVARSGALFGSSGSTECTQLITNDAWYAIMLMVITMTAGTGVIMWMGELITERGIGNGMSLLIFTSIAARFPNSLGAIGTQKGWDVLAIVLVIGILIVVAVVFVEQSQRRIPVQYAKRMVGRRTYGGNNTYIPIKVNMAGVIPVIFASSLLYLPALIAQFNQPAAGKEPAAWVVWVTNNLTGGDQPLYMAFYFLLIIGFTYFYVAITFNPEEVADNMKKYGGFIPGIRAGRPTAEYLDYVLTRVTLPGSLYLGLIALIPLVAFSILGADQNFPFGGASILIIVGVGLETVKQIDSQLQQRHYEGLLR; encoded by the coding sequence TTGTTTAGCGCCATTGCGCGGATCTTCCGCACACCCGATCTTCGTCGCAAGATCGGTTTTTCCCTGGGTATCGTTGCTCTGTTCCGTCTGGGCTCGTTCATTCCTGCCCCATTCGTGGACTTCGGTAACGTTCAGAAGTGCCTCGCGGCCAACCAGGGGACCAGTGGCCTCTACGAGCTGGTGAACCTGTTCAGCGGTGGCGCACTGCTGCAGCTCTCCGTTTTCGCACTGGGCATCATGCCGTACATCACGGCATCGATCATCGTCCAGTTGCTGCGTGTGGTCATCCCTCACTTCGACACTCTCTACAAAGAGGGTGCGTCTGGTCAGAGCACGCTGACCCAGTACACGCGTTACCTCACGATCGCCCTTGGCATTCTGCAGTCGACGACTCTGATCACGGTGGCCCGCAGCGGTGCCCTGTTCGGGTCCTCCGGCAGCACCGAGTGCACCCAGCTGATCACCAACGACGCCTGGTACGCCATCATGCTGATGGTGATCACCATGACCGCCGGTACCGGCGTCATCATGTGGATGGGTGAGCTCATCACCGAACGTGGTATCGGTAACGGCATGTCCCTCTTGATTTTCACGTCGATTGCCGCCCGTTTCCCGAACTCTCTCGGAGCCATTGGTACGCAGAAGGGCTGGGACGTTCTGGCCATCGTCCTCGTGATCGGTATTCTGATCGTCGTTGCCGTCGTCTTCGTCGAGCAGTCACAGCGGCGCATCCCTGTTCAATATGCGAAGCGCATGGTCGGGCGACGCACCTACGGGGGCAACAACACCTACATTCCGATCAAGGTCAATATGGCCGGCGTGATTCCCGTGATCTTCGCCTCCTCACTTCTCTATCTGCCGGCACTGATCGCGCAGTTCAACCAGCCGGCCGCCGGCAAGGAGCCCGCAGCCTGGGTTGTCTGGGTCACCAACAACCTGACCGGTGGTGACCAGCCGCTGTACATGGCGTTCTACTTCCTGCTCATTATCGGCTTCACGTACTTCTATGTCGCGATCACCTTCAACCCTGAAGAGGTCGCAGACAACATGAAGAAGTACGGCGGATTCATCCCCGGCATCCGTGCCGGACGCCCGACTGCTGAGTACCTGGACTATGTGCTGACTCGCGTCACGCTCCCTGGTTCGCTCTATCTCGGCCTGATCGCGTTGATTCCGCTCGTTGCGTTCTCGATTCTCGGTGCCGACCAGAACTTCCCGTTCGGTGGCGCCAGCATCCTGATCATCGTCGGAGTCGGTCTCGAGACGGTCAAGCAGATTGACTCGCAACTGCAGCAGCGCCACTACGAAGGGCTTCTGCGATGA
- a CDS encoding adenylate kinase codes for MSRLLIVGPPGAGKGTQAEILAAALGIPAISTGDIFRANIKAGTPLGLQVQELVAGGGYVPDSLTNAIVADRLQQDDAREGFLLDGYPRTADQVVELDRILGEAGKQLDAVVQLVADKDEVVARLLKRAAEQGRADDTEDVIRHRQDVYLEQTEPLIAAYQARGLVAPVDGLGTVDEVSERVRAALAAHGITVAA; via the coding sequence ATGAGCCGACTTTTGATCGTCGGCCCTCCCGGGGCCGGCAAAGGCACTCAGGCCGAGATTCTTGCTGCCGCACTCGGAATCCCGGCGATCTCGACCGGCGACATCTTCCGGGCCAATATCAAGGCTGGAACACCGCTTGGCCTGCAGGTGCAGGAACTCGTCGCGGGCGGAGGATACGTTCCCGACTCGCTGACCAACGCCATCGTGGCGGACCGCCTGCAGCAGGACGATGCCCGCGAGGGCTTTCTGCTCGATGGCTACCCGCGCACGGCTGATCAGGTCGTCGAGCTTGACCGTATCCTCGGTGAAGCCGGCAAACAGCTCGACGCCGTCGTGCAGCTGGTTGCTGACAAAGACGAGGTAGTTGCACGACTGCTGAAGCGTGCGGCCGAACAGGGCCGTGCGGATGACACGGAAGACGTGATTCGTCACCGTCAAGACGTGTACCTGGAGCAGACTGAACCGCTGATTGCGGCCTATCAGGCCCGGGGGCTCGTCGCCCCAGTCGACGGTCTCGGAACAGTCGACGAGGTCAGCGAACGGGTTCGCGCCGCACTGGCTGCGCACGGTATCACCGTGGCAGCCTGA
- the map gene encoding type I methionyl aminopeptidase → MSMLRKSIYKTPAQLRLMVAPGLATAASLDAARAMIRAGVTTLEVDAAAEAAIIARGGASNFKLEPGYRHTVCASVNDDVVHGIPNSRVLEPGDLVSIDSGAIIDGWNGDAAFSMVVPDTDPARAAIVAQRQKLSDVTEQSLWVGIARLARARHLNEVGEAIEDYVESQGDYGILTDYVGHGIGRSMHEDPPVFNYRVRPKGPDVKPGLVVAIEPMVVAGSIDTFTRDDDWTVATVDGAPAAHWEHSIAVHKDGIWVLTAVDGGAAALAPLGVTPVPIP, encoded by the coding sequence ATGTCGATGCTTCGCAAGTCGATCTACAAGACTCCGGCGCAGCTGCGTTTGATGGTGGCACCCGGTCTTGCGACCGCTGCATCACTCGATGCTGCTCGCGCGATGATCCGTGCGGGTGTGACCACCCTCGAGGTGGATGCGGCGGCCGAAGCCGCGATCATTGCGCGCGGCGGGGCCTCCAACTTCAAGCTGGAGCCCGGGTACCGGCACACGGTGTGCGCGTCGGTGAATGATGACGTGGTGCACGGCATCCCGAACTCGCGTGTACTCGAGCCGGGCGACCTGGTTTCAATTGATAGCGGTGCGATCATCGACGGTTGGAACGGCGATGCCGCATTCAGCATGGTGGTTCCCGATACAGATCCGGCGAGAGCGGCGATCGTTGCGCAACGACAGAAGCTCTCGGACGTGACCGAGCAGTCCCTCTGGGTCGGAATCGCACGGCTGGCACGCGCGCGTCACCTCAACGAGGTGGGCGAGGCGATTGAAGACTATGTGGAGTCGCAGGGCGACTACGGAATTTTGACCGACTATGTGGGTCACGGTATTGGTCGCTCGATGCATGAGGACCCGCCTGTGTTCAACTACCGCGTGCGCCCGAAGGGGCCCGATGTGAAGCCAGGTTTGGTCGTCGCAATTGAGCCGATGGTGGTGGCCGGATCGATCGACACCTTTACGCGAGACGACGACTGGACCGTTGCCACCGTTGACGGTGCTCCAGCCGCGCACTGGGAGCACAGCATCGCCGTGCATAAGGACGGAATTTGGGTACTGACCGCCGTTGACGGCGGGGCGGCAGCGCTCGCGCCGCTCGGCGTGACTCCGGTACCGATTCCTTAA
- the ptsP gene encoding phosphoenolpyruvate--protein phosphotransferase, with product MEIQGIGIGQGVAVGRILRMPDPQPEPADRLSLRQPAEESVRAAQALSAVAAELGVRGQAAGGAAQDVLEAQAMMAEDPALVADITARLSRGKTAERATFEAFAAFRDTLHGLGGYMAERAADLDDLSQRVIAHLAGAAPSGVPESREPFILVARDLAPADTVLLNLDLVLGLITSSGGPTSHTAILAREKSLVAIVGAAGATSLVDGDEVILDAARSVVVTTPSDEAKSAALTRIAERAARAAAPVGPGLLSDGTHIPLLANLGNADGAAKAAALGAEGVGLFRTEFLFLDATSAPSVGAQQVEYERMLREFAGKKVVVRALDAGADKPLAFLNDADEENPALGMRGLRSLRAAEGILRDQLTALANADAATDADLWVMAPMVATVEETRYFVDLAHSLGLKTAGIMVEIPAVALLADRVLACADFASIGTNDLTQYTLAADRMLGSVASYQDPWHPAVLRLVGATGAAGAALGKPIGVCGEAAADPLLAVVLVGLGATSLSMSASALADVRSSLAGYSLEQARQLAAIALAADGAASARAATAAAASTF from the coding sequence ATGGAAATTCAGGGGATCGGGATTGGCCAGGGTGTGGCCGTCGGACGCATCCTGAGGATGCCTGACCCGCAACCGGAACCCGCCGACCGGCTGAGTCTGCGTCAGCCCGCGGAAGAATCGGTGCGGGCCGCACAAGCCCTGAGTGCGGTTGCCGCTGAGCTTGGGGTGCGGGGCCAAGCCGCAGGCGGCGCGGCGCAGGACGTGCTCGAAGCGCAAGCCATGATGGCCGAGGATCCCGCGCTGGTTGCGGACATCACCGCGAGACTTTCCCGGGGGAAGACTGCGGAGCGCGCCACGTTCGAGGCATTCGCCGCATTCCGCGACACGCTGCACGGGCTCGGCGGTTACATGGCAGAACGAGCAGCAGATCTCGATGATCTGTCCCAGCGCGTCATCGCACATCTGGCCGGCGCAGCACCCTCCGGCGTTCCGGAATCGCGCGAACCTTTCATCCTCGTCGCGCGTGATTTGGCGCCTGCCGACACCGTACTGCTCAACCTCGACCTGGTGCTCGGTCTCATCACCAGCAGCGGGGGACCGACGTCGCACACGGCGATTCTTGCGCGCGAGAAATCGCTCGTCGCCATCGTCGGTGCGGCCGGCGCGACGTCATTGGTCGACGGCGATGAGGTGATTCTCGATGCCGCACGCAGCGTCGTCGTCACCACGCCGTCCGACGAGGCGAAGTCAGCCGCGCTGACGCGGATCGCGGAACGCGCTGCACGCGCAGCCGCCCCAGTCGGCCCCGGGCTGCTTTCCGATGGCACCCATATCCCGCTTCTCGCCAATCTGGGCAATGCGGATGGTGCGGCGAAGGCAGCTGCACTCGGCGCGGAAGGCGTTGGACTATTTCGCACCGAGTTCCTTTTTCTTGACGCGACGAGTGCGCCATCCGTGGGCGCCCAGCAGGTTGAGTACGAACGGATGCTGCGTGAGTTTGCGGGCAAGAAGGTCGTCGTGCGGGCGCTCGACGCCGGCGCCGACAAGCCGCTCGCCTTTCTCAACGACGCTGACGAAGAGAATCCGGCGCTCGGAATGCGTGGCTTGCGCTCCCTGCGCGCGGCTGAGGGGATCCTGCGGGATCAGCTCACAGCGCTCGCCAACGCGGATGCGGCGACTGACGCCGATCTGTGGGTCATGGCGCCCATGGTGGCGACGGTCGAAGAGACCCGATACTTCGTCGATCTCGCTCACTCGCTCGGGCTGAAGACCGCGGGCATCATGGTCGAGATTCCGGCGGTCGCGCTCTTGGCCGACCGGGTGCTGGCCTGTGCGGACTTCGCCTCGATCGGTACTAACGACCTCACGCAATACACTTTGGCTGCCGATCGGATGCTGGGCTCGGTTGCCTCCTATCAGGATCCGTGGCATCCGGCTGTCTTGCGGCTTGTTGGGGCGACCGGCGCGGCTGGCGCCGCACTCGGAAAGCCCATTGGCGTCTGCGGGGAGGCCGCAGCGGACCCACTTCTCGCCGTCGTGCTGGTGGGGCTCGGGGCAACGAGCCTGTCGATGTCGGCGTCGGCCCTCGCCGACGTGCGTTCCAGCTTGGCCGGTTACTCCCTCGAGCAAGCGAGACAGTTGGCTGCCATTGCGTTGGCCGCAGACGGGGCTGCTTCGGCGCGCGCGGCAACCGCGGCCGCAGCATCCACCTTCTGA
- the infA gene encoding translation initiation factor IF-1 produces MAKKDGVIEIEGAVVEALPNAMFRVELTNGHKVLAHISGKMRQHYIRILPEDRVIVELSPYDLTRGRIVYRYK; encoded by the coding sequence ATGGCGAAAAAAGACGGTGTCATCGAAATCGAAGGCGCAGTAGTCGAAGCTCTTCCCAATGCGATGTTTCGCGTTGAGTTGACCAACGGCCACAAAGTCCTTGCCCACATTTCGGGCAAGATGCGTCAGCACTACATCCGCATCCTCCCCGAGGACCGCGTGATCGTTGAGCTGAGCCCATACGATCTGACCCGCGGCCGGATCGTCTACCGCTACAAGTAG
- the rpmJ gene encoding 50S ribosomal protein L36 — protein MKVNPSVKKICDKCKVIRRNGNVMVICENPRHKQRQG, from the coding sequence ATGAAGGTCAACCCCAGCGTTAAGAAGATCTGCGACAAATGCAAGGTCATCCGCCGCAACGGCAACGTGATGGTCATCTGCGAGAACCCGCGTCACAAGCAGCGCCAGGGCTAG
- the rpsM gene encoding 30S ribosomal protein S13 — protein sequence MARLAGVDIPRDKRVEVALTYIYGVGRTRALKTLADTEIDGNIRVKDLTDDQLVALRDYVEGTFKVEGDLRREVAADIRRKVEIGSYEGIRHRKGLPVRGQRTKTNARTRKGPKRTVAGKKKAR from the coding sequence ATGGCACGTCTAGCAGGCGTTGACATTCCCCGCGACAAGCGCGTGGAAGTTGCACTCACTTACATTTACGGTGTTGGCCGTACGAGGGCCCTCAAGACCCTCGCCGACACTGAAATCGACGGAAACATCCGCGTCAAGGATCTGACCGACGACCAGCTGGTCGCACTGCGCGACTACGTCGAAGGTACTTTCAAGGTTGAGGGTGACCTCCGCCGTGAGGTCGCCGCTGACATCCGCCGCAAGGTCGAGATCGGTAGCTACGAAGGTATTCGTCACCGCAAGGGCCTGCCCGTTCGCGGACAGCGCACCAAGACCAACGCGCGCACCCGCAAGGGCCCGAAGCGCACCGTAGCCGGCAAGAAGAAGGCGCGCTAG
- the rpsK gene encoding 30S ribosomal protein S11: MAAPKSAARKPRKKEKKNIAVGQAHIKSTFNNTIVSITDTTGAVISWASSGGVGFKGSRKSTPFAAQLAAESAARQAQEHGMKKVDVFVKGPGSGRETAIRSLQAAGLEVGSINDVTPQAHNGCRPPKRRRV; the protein is encoded by the coding sequence ATGGCAGCACCCAAGTCGGCCGCACGGAAGCCGCGTAAGAAAGAAAAGAAGAACATTGCTGTGGGCCAGGCCCACATCAAGAGCACCTTCAACAACACGATCGTCTCGATCACCGACACCACGGGTGCGGTAATCAGCTGGGCATCGTCAGGTGGAGTTGGCTTCAAGGGTTCACGTAAGTCGACCCCGTTCGCCGCACAGCTGGCAGCCGAGTCGGCCGCCCGCCAGGCGCAGGAGCACGGCATGAAAAAGGTTGACGTCTTCGTCAAGGGACCGGGTTCCGGTCGCGAGACGGCGATCCGTTCGCTTCAGGCCGCTGGCCTCGAGGTCGGCTCGATCAACGATGTCACCCCGCAGGCGCACAACGGTTGCCGCCCGCCGAAGCGTCGTCGCGTTTAA
- a CDS encoding DNA-directed RNA polymerase subunit alpha, whose translation MLIAQRPTLTEENISEFRSRFVIEPLEPGFGYTLGNSLRRTLLSSIPGAAVTSIRIDGVLHEFSTVPGVKEDVTEIILNIKGLVVSSEHDEPITAYLRKQGSGQVTAADISAPAGVEVHNPELVIATLNDKAKFELELTIERGRGYVSATQNRAEYAEAGQIPVDSIYSPVLKVTYRVEATRAGERTDFDRLVVDVETKSAITPRDAIASAGRTLTELFGLARELNTAAEGIEIGPAPVDAVLPGELSIPIEDLDLSVRSYNCLKREGINNVSELVALSETQLMNIRNFGQKSVDEVKDKLVELGLSLKDSVPGFDGAHFYSGYDEETV comes from the coding sequence GTGCTTATTGCACAGCGTCCAACGCTTACCGAAGAGAACATCTCGGAGTTCCGTTCACGTTTCGTGATCGAGCCCCTGGAACCCGGCTTTGGCTACACCCTCGGTAACTCGCTTCGCCGCACTCTGCTCTCGTCGATCCCCGGCGCTGCTGTCACCAGCATCCGCATCGATGGCGTGCTTCACGAGTTCAGCACCGTTCCGGGTGTCAAGGAAGATGTCACTGAGATCATCCTGAACATCAAGGGACTCGTCGTCTCGAGCGAGCACGACGAACCGATCACCGCGTACCTGCGCAAGCAGGGTTCGGGCCAGGTTACCGCCGCTGACATCTCGGCTCCGGCCGGTGTCGAGGTGCACAACCCCGAGCTGGTTATCGCAACGCTCAACGACAAGGCCAAGTTCGAACTTGAACTGACCATCGAGCGTGGCCGTGGCTACGTGTCGGCCACCCAGAACCGTGCAGAGTATGCAGAAGCCGGCCAGATTCCCGTCGACTCCATTTACTCGCCCGTGCTCAAGGTGACCTACCGTGTCGAGGCAACTCGTGCCGGTGAGCGCACCGACTTCGACCGCCTGGTCGTTGACGTGGAGACCAAGTCGGCGATCACGCCTCGCGACGCCATCGCATCTGCTGGTCGCACCCTGACCGAGCTGTTCGGTCTGGCCCGCGAGCTGAACACGGCTGCAGAAGGCATCGAAATCGGCCCGGCGCCGGTTGACGCCGTGCTGCCGGGTGAGCTGTCGATTCCGATCGAAGACCTCGACCTGTCGGTACGTTCGTACAACTGCCTCAAGCGCGAGGGCATCAACAACGTCAGTGAACTCGTCGCCCTGTCGGAGACGCAGCTCATGAACATTCGCAACTTCGGTCAGAAGTCGGTGGATGAGGTCAAGGACAAGCTCGTCGAGCTGGGACTGTCGCTCAAGGACTCCGTTCCTGGATTCGATGGCGCTCACTTCTACAGCGGCTACGACGAAGAGACCGTCTAA
- the rplQ gene encoding 50S ribosomal protein L17 codes for MPTPTKGPRLGGGPAHERLMLANLAAALITHKSIKTTETKAKRLRPVAERLITFAKQGDLHARRRVMRTIGDKSVVHELFTEIAPLVAEREGGYTRITKLGFRKGDNASMVQIELVLEPVTPKVKSAKATAAKAAVAEPAAEVVEEPVEAPEAEAVEADAAPAEAEVVAEADAEEAK; via the coding sequence ATGCCTACACCCACTAAGGGACCCCGCCTCGGCGGTGGACCGGCGCACGAGCGCCTCATGCTTGCCAACCTGGCAGCTGCCCTCATCACGCACAAGTCGATCAAGACGACCGAGACCAAGGCCAAGCGCCTGCGTCCCGTCGCCGAGCGACTGATCACGTTTGCAAAGCAGGGCGACCTGCACGCACGTCGTCGCGTGATGCGTACGATCGGCGACAAGTCAGTCGTGCACGAGCTCTTCACCGAGATCGCACCGCTGGTCGCCGAGCGTGAGGGCGGCTACACCCGCATCACCAAGCTCGGTTTCCGTAAGGGCGACAACGCCTCGATGGTTCAGATCGAGCTCGTTCTCGAGCCCGTGACCCCGAAGGTCAAGTCGGCGAAGGCCACGGCTGCCAAGGCTGCCGTTGCCGAGCCTGCTGCCGAGGTCGTCGAGGAGCCCGTTGAGGCTCCCGAGGCTGAGGCCGTTGAAGCCGACGCTGCTCCGGCCGAGGCCGAGGTTGTTGCCGAGGCTGACGCTGAGGAAGCCAAGTAA